The following proteins are encoded in a genomic region of Thiomonas sp. X19:
- the prmC gene encoding peptide chain release factor N(5)-glutamine methyltransferase, with product MNTRQLPTATGPANHRHDAVLLGADYAERWHHLEQALSTLPDKPEETPNSCLRALWHMAGGSALSVAAAHDQALPALDAAQLAALDALIARRLQGVPVAYLTGRQRFMGLDLLAGPEALIPRRETEMLGVAALAKLREMAPWRDAAQVIDVCCGSGNLALALAAAEPMATVHGADLSAEAIALAGRNVALQELGERVALHTGDLLAPFHAPEFQGHIDLIVSAPPYISTAKLDAMPAEIIGHEPALAFDGGPFGVNILMRLMRESPALLRAGGWLGIEVGLGQGPAMQQMLRKNASFDAVETVCDASGQIRVLLARKRDMAAANANDRG from the coding sequence TTGAACACGAGGCAACTCCCCACCGCCACCGGCCCGGCGAACCATCGCCATGACGCTGTCCTGCTTGGCGCGGACTACGCCGAGCGCTGGCATCACCTCGAACAAGCCTTGTCCACCCTGCCCGACAAGCCCGAGGAAACGCCCAACTCCTGCCTGCGCGCGCTGTGGCACATGGCCGGCGGTTCCGCCTTGTCCGTTGCGGCAGCGCACGACCAAGCCCTGCCTGCGCTGGACGCCGCGCAACTGGCTGCACTTGACGCGCTGATTGCCCGCCGCCTGCAAGGCGTGCCTGTGGCTTACCTCACCGGCCGCCAGCGTTTCATGGGTCTGGATTTGCTCGCCGGGCCCGAGGCGCTGATTCCGCGCCGCGAGACCGAAATGCTCGGCGTTGCAGCGCTCGCCAAGTTGCGCGAGATGGCGCCATGGCGCGATGCGGCGCAAGTCATCGATGTGTGTTGCGGCTCGGGCAATCTGGCCTTGGCGCTGGCTGCGGCTGAGCCCATGGCGACCGTCCATGGCGCCGATCTCTCGGCCGAGGCCATCGCGCTGGCTGGCAGGAATGTGGCGCTGCAGGAACTGGGGGAACGCGTCGCGCTGCATACCGGCGACCTGCTGGCCCCGTTCCATGCCCCGGAGTTTCAAGGCCACATCGACTTGATCGTGTCCGCCCCACCCTATATCTCCACCGCCAAGCTCGACGCCATGCCGGCGGAAATCATCGGCCACGAACCGGCCCTGGCTTTCGACGGCGGTCCGTTCGGCGTGAACATTCTGATGCGCCTGATGCGCGAATCTCCGGCGCTGCTGCGCGCCGGCGGCTGGCTGGGCATCGAAGTCGGCCTGGGGCAAGGCCCGGCGATGCAGCAGATGCTGCGCAAGAACGCCAGCTTCGACGCGGTGGAAACCGTGTGTGACGCCAGTGGCCAGATTCGCGTGCTGCTCGCAAGGAAGCGCGACATGGCCGCGGCCAACGCCAACGATCGTGGCTAG
- the nadE gene encoding NAD(+) synthase: protein MSATTQAATAPNPAVLLTPAVFALDCAAEVERIGQHLRTSLAAMRKRGVVLGLSGGVDSSVCAALAVHALGPEKVQGLLMPEQDSSPDSADLGAAVATQLGLRCATENIAPTLAAIGCYRWRDDAIRTLFPDYDDAWKSKIAIAGGSAGKVHFFDLVVQAPNGPEQRARLPLREYLQIVAATSFKQRIRKTVEYFHADRLNYAVLGTPNRLEYDQGFFVKNGDGAADIKPIAHLYKTQVYALARHLGLPAAVCHAAPTTDTYSLPQGQDEFYFTLPHAHMDLALWAHNHRRPAAELAAALGLSEERAAGIYTEIEAKRRGTRYLHLRPQLVEAVAEVCPEDAP from the coding sequence GTGAGCGCAACAACCCAAGCTGCCACGGCGCCAAACCCCGCGGTGCTGCTGACCCCCGCCGTGTTCGCGCTCGACTGCGCGGCCGAGGTCGAACGCATCGGCCAGCATCTGCGCACCAGCCTGGCGGCCATGCGCAAGCGCGGCGTGGTGCTGGGCCTGTCGGGCGGGGTGGACAGCTCCGTCTGCGCGGCCTTGGCGGTGCACGCGCTGGGACCGGAGAAGGTGCAGGGCCTGCTCATGCCGGAGCAGGACTCCAGCCCCGACAGCGCCGATCTGGGCGCAGCCGTCGCAACCCAGCTCGGCCTGCGCTGCGCCACCGAGAACATTGCCCCCACGCTCGCTGCCATCGGGTGCTACCGCTGGCGCGACGACGCCATCCGCACCCTGTTCCCTGATTACGACGACGCCTGGAAAAGCAAGATCGCGATTGCCGGTGGCTCGGCCGGCAAGGTGCATTTCTTCGACCTCGTCGTGCAGGCGCCCAACGGCCCGGAGCAGCGCGCGCGCCTGCCGCTGCGCGAGTATCTGCAAATCGTCGCGGCCACCAGCTTCAAGCAGCGCATCCGTAAAACCGTGGAATATTTTCATGCCGACCGGCTGAACTACGCCGTGCTGGGCACGCCCAACCGGCTGGAATACGACCAGGGCTTTTTCGTCAAGAACGGCGACGGCGCGGCCGACATCAAACCCATCGCCCATCTCTACAAAACCCAGGTCTACGCCCTCGCCCGCCACCTCGGCCTGCCAGCGGCCGTGTGCCATGCCGCCCCCACCACCGACACCTACAGCCTGCCCCAGGGCCAGGACGAGTTCTACTTCACCCTACCCCATGCGCACATGGACCTGGCGCTGTGGGCCCACAACCATCGACGTCCTGCCGCCGAACTCGCCGCGGCCCTCGGCTTGAGCGAGGAGCGCGCTGCGGGCATCTACACCGAAATCGAAGCCAAGCGCCGTGGCACCCGCTATCTGCACCTGCGCCCGCAACTGGTGGAAGCGGTGGCGGAGGTCTGCCCCGAGGATGCGCCTTGA
- a CDS encoding acyl carrier protein yields the protein MSDTKYQVRRYIDDNFIMGSDGTPFTDADSLLDLHIVDSTGILELILFLEETFGIQVLDAEMVPENLDSLNAIEAYVQRKHQTKVAA from the coding sequence ATGTCCGATACCAAGTACCAGGTTCGACGCTACATCGACGACAACTTCATCATGGGTTCGGACGGCACACCGTTCACCGACGCCGATTCCCTGCTCGACCTGCACATCGTCGACTCCACCGGCATCCTCGAACTCATCCTGTTCCTGGAAGAGACGTTCGGCATCCAGGTGCTGGACGCCGAGATGGTGCCCGAGAACCTCGACAGCCTGAACGCCATCGAGGCCTATGTGCAGCGCAAGCACCAGACCAAGGTCGCGGCGTGA
- a CDS encoding class I adenylate-forming enzyme family protein, protein MLLHDFFATTAVRLPAKTALVREGRRSSYADIAAQAEALALSLHQHGIRRGDRVALFLDNSEEMVAAVFAVLQVGAVFMPVNTLTKADKLAYMLNDAQASGLVTQTALASVAREALAHAPSVHRCWMVGDETPSGEANGTIGHAARLPYPAPRPSNTSLPKLDAAVIDQDLAAIIYTSGSTGHPKGVMLTHLNMVTAQQSVSQYLGLREDDIIACALPLAFDYGLYQVLMAFKLGATVVLERSFTYPVKVLQTMAHEGVTVFPGVPTMFALLTALDNMADFDLSRLRLITNTAAALPEAHIRRIRALFPQATLYSMYGLTECKRVTYLPPDQLDIRPTSVGRGMPNEEVWLVDEAGHCLPNGSTGELVIRGSHVMRGYWNKPAETAERLRPGPLAGEMVLYSGDVFRTDAEGWLYFVGRKDDIIKSRGEKVSPREVENVLHELPGVLEVAVVGVDDTLLGQAVKAFIVLAPGRAYTERDIIKHCHARLENFMVPKWVEFAASLPRTDTGKIRKTGMR, encoded by the coding sequence GTGCTGCTCCACGACTTTTTCGCCACCACCGCAGTTCGCCTTCCCGCCAAAACCGCGCTCGTGCGTGAAGGCCGGCGCAGCAGCTATGCCGACATCGCCGCGCAGGCCGAGGCACTGGCACTCAGCCTGCACCAGCACGGCATTCGTCGCGGCGACCGCGTGGCGCTGTTTCTCGACAACTCCGAAGAGATGGTCGCAGCCGTGTTCGCGGTGCTGCAAGTGGGCGCGGTGTTCATGCCGGTCAACACCCTGACCAAGGCCGACAAGCTGGCCTACATGTTGAACGACGCCCAAGCCAGCGGCCTGGTGACGCAAACCGCGCTGGCCAGCGTTGCACGCGAAGCCCTGGCGCACGCGCCCAGCGTGCACCGCTGCTGGATGGTGGGCGACGAAACGCCAAGCGGCGAAGCAAACGGCACCATCGGCCACGCCGCGCGCCTGCCCTACCCCGCGCCACGGCCTTCGAACACATCGTTGCCCAAGCTGGACGCTGCTGTGATCGACCAAGACCTGGCCGCCATCATCTACACCTCCGGCTCCACCGGCCACCCCAAGGGCGTGATGCTCACGCACCTGAACATGGTGACGGCGCAACAGTCCGTGAGCCAGTACCTCGGCCTGCGCGAGGACGACATCATCGCCTGCGCCCTGCCGCTGGCGTTCGACTACGGGCTCTACCAGGTGCTGATGGCGTTCAAGCTTGGTGCCACCGTGGTGCTGGAACGCTCGTTCACCTATCCGGTGAAGGTGTTGCAGACCATGGCGCACGAAGGCGTCACGGTGTTCCCCGGCGTACCCACCATGTTCGCGCTGCTCACCGCGCTGGACAACATGGCCGACTTCGACCTCTCCCGCCTGCGCCTGATCACCAACACCGCCGCCGCCTTGCCGGAGGCGCATATCCGCCGCATTCGCGCGCTGTTCCCGCAAGCCACGCTGTACTCCATGTATGGCCTGACCGAATGCAAGCGCGTCACATATCTGCCGCCCGATCAGCTCGACATTCGCCCCACCAGCGTGGGGCGTGGCATGCCTAATGAAGAAGTTTGGCTAGTGGATGAGGCCGGACACTGCCTGCCCAACGGCAGCACCGGCGAGCTGGTCATACGCGGCAGCCATGTCATGCGCGGCTACTGGAACAAGCCTGCTGAGACCGCCGAGCGCCTGCGGCCCGGGCCGCTTGCGGGTGAGATGGTGCTGTACTCGGGCGACGTGTTTCGCACCGACGCCGAGGGCTGGCTGTACTTCGTTGGCCGCAAGGACGACATCATCAAAAGTCGTGGCGAGAAGGTCAGCCCGCGTGAGGTGGAAAACGTGCTGCACGAGTTGCCGGGCGTGCTGGAAGTGGCCGTGGTCGGGGTGGACGACACCCTGCTCGGCCAGGCGGTGAAGGCCTTCATCGTGCTGGCGCCGGGGCGCGCCTACACCGAGCGCGACATCATCAAGCACTGCCATGCACGGCTGGAAAACTTCATGGTGCCAAAATGGGTGGAGTTCGCCGCCAGCCTGCCCCGCACCGATACCGGCAAGATCAGAAAAACGGGGATGCGCTGA
- the asnB gene encoding asparagine synthase (glutamine-hydrolyzing) has protein sequence MCGIAGILDWRHAPDPAEVRAMTQRLHHRGPDASGIHHEGPIALGHARLSIIDLEGGVQPMANAERHLWLTFNGEIFNHVELRRSLQARGHRFATRSDTEVILHAYVEYGDACVEHLNGQFAFALWDARRQRLLLARDRVGIRPLFFTQLGGPMGGRFAFASEVKALFALPEVPRRLDVQALGEIFTTWAPLSPHAVFAGVQSLGPGECMAVDAQGSRTWRYWDWSFPAQGAESAEPYAHADEAAEALRELLIDCVRLQLRADVPVGAYLSGGLDSSVITTLIHHHTSTPLRTFSLTFDDAEFDESAEQRLLVGHLRCEHSTLHCTRADIAAAFPLAVFHAESPILRTAPAPLMLLAGHVRDSGYKVVLTGEGADEVFGGYDLFKEARVRRFMARQPQSAWRGALLDRLYPYLQHSPAAGRALAQRFFADGAEHLGRPGFGHLPRWTTTQRTWQFFSPAVRTELGDWNALQAIASQVPPEFAHWQALQQDQYIEAHTLMSGYLLCSQGDRMAMAHSIEGRFPFLDHRLIAFANRLPPRYKLMGLTEKWLLKRAMRGLLPETLRTRTKQPYRAPDSQSFFEQGKPVDYAAELMSPGAIADAGYFDPAAVSKLFAKCQAGRAIGFADNMAFVGVLSTMLLHQQFFAPPSPTPQAREARLAAFP, from the coding sequence ATGTGTGGCATTGCAGGCATTCTGGATTGGCGGCATGCGCCCGACCCGGCCGAGGTGCGTGCCATGACGCAACGCCTGCATCACCGTGGCCCGGATGCGAGCGGCATCCACCATGAAGGCCCGATTGCGCTGGGGCATGCGCGCCTGAGCATCATCGACCTCGAAGGCGGCGTGCAGCCCATGGCGAATGCCGAACGCCATCTGTGGCTCACGTTCAACGGCGAAATCTTCAACCATGTGGAACTGCGGCGCAGCCTGCAAGCGCGTGGCCACCGCTTCGCCACGCGCTCGGACACCGAAGTCATTCTTCACGCCTATGTGGAATATGGCGACGCCTGCGTCGAGCACCTGAACGGCCAGTTCGCTTTCGCGCTGTGGGATGCCCGCCGCCAACGTCTGCTGCTGGCGCGCGACCGCGTGGGCATACGCCCGCTGTTTTTCACACAGCTTGGTGGACCCATGGGTGGCCGCTTCGCCTTTGCCTCGGAGGTGAAGGCGCTGTTCGCGCTGCCGGAGGTGCCGCGCAGGCTTGACGTCCAGGCGCTGGGCGAAATTTTCACCACCTGGGCGCCGCTGTCGCCGCATGCGGTGTTCGCCGGCGTGCAGAGTTTGGGGCCGGGCGAGTGCATGGCGGTGGACGCGCAGGGCTCGCGTACCTGGCGTTACTGGGACTGGAGCTTTCCAGCGCAAGGCGCTGAATCTGCCGAGCCCTACGCCCATGCGGACGAAGCCGCGGAGGCGCTGCGCGAGTTGCTGATCGACTGCGTGCGCCTGCAACTGCGCGCCGACGTGCCGGTGGGCGCCTACCTCAGCGGCGGGCTGGATTCGTCGGTCATCACCACCCTCATCCACCACCACACCAGCACCCCGCTGCGCACCTTTTCGCTCACCTTCGACGACGCCGAGTTCGACGAGAGCGCCGAGCAGCGCCTGCTGGTGGGCCACCTGCGCTGCGAGCACAGCACCCTGCACTGCACCCGGGCTGACATTGCCGCAGCTTTTCCGCTGGCCGTATTCCATGCCGAATCGCCCATCCTGCGCACCGCGCCGGCACCGCTGATGCTGCTGGCCGGGCATGTGCGCGACAGCGGCTACAAAGTGGTGCTCACCGGCGAAGGCGCGGACGAAGTGTTCGGCGGCTACGACTTGTTCAAGGAGGCGCGGGTGCGGCGCTTCATGGCGCGGCAGCCGCAGTCCGCCTGGCGCGGCGCGCTGCTGGACCGGCTCTATCCCTATCTGCAGCATTCCCCCGCGGCCGGCCGCGCGCTGGCGCAGCGTTTTTTTGCCGATGGCGCCGAACATCTGGGCCGGCCCGGCTTCGGCCACCTGCCCCGCTGGACCACGACGCAGCGCACCTGGCAGTTTTTCTCGCCCGCCGTGCGCACCGAACTGGGCGACTGGAACGCGCTGCAAGCCATCGCCAGCCAGGTGCCGCCCGAGTTCGCGCACTGGCAGGCGCTGCAGCAAGACCAGTACATCGAGGCCCACACCCTGATGAGCGGCTACCTGCTGTGCTCGCAGGGCGACCGCATGGCCATGGCGCATTCCATCGAGGGCCGTTTTCCGTTTCTGGACCACCGCCTCATCGCCTTCGCCAACCGGCTGCCGCCGCGCTACAAGCTCATGGGCCTGACCGAGAAATGGCTGCTCAAACGCGCCATGCGCGGCCTGCTGCCCGAGACCCTGCGCACCCGCACCAAGCAACCCTACCGCGCCCCCGACAGCCAGAGTTTTTTCGAGCAAGGCAAGCCGGTGGATTACGCCGCCGAACTGATGAGCCCGGGCGCCATTGCCGATGCCGGCTATTTCGACCCCGCTGCGGTGAGCAAGCTGTTCGCCAAATGCCAGGCCGGGCGGGCCATCGGCTTTGCCGACAACATGGCTTTCGTCGGCGTGCTGTCCACGATGCTGCTGCATCAACAGTTTTTTGCCCCGCCATCACCCACCCCGCAAGCGCGGGAGGCCCGGCTGGCGGCCTTCCCGTAA
- the glp gene encoding gephyrin-like molybdotransferase Glp, which translates to MPASSSAVPPPDLAQVVSCVSGYDPKALPVDKVQEVIRRFVQPVRVAERVDLRAAFGRVLAEDVIAPMDVPAHNNSGMDGYALRSGDLGADGAATLRIAGTGLAGHEFSGDVAAGSCLRIMTGAVLPAGCDTVVPQEFCRVEGGQVHIPAGVLKRGDNARMRGEDLRAGQPALLAGKLLRPADIGLIASLGQAEVMVWRRLRVAFLSSGDELRSIGQPLSEGCVYDSNRYTLWAMLQRLGCDVLDLGVVRDDPALLEAALRQACENADAVITSGGVSVGEADHLRSVMAALGDVAFWRIAMRPGRPMAFGSIASHGRRAVLFGLPGNPVAVMVTFYAFVRDALLHMMGAPIKPLPLLPVAAQTTLRKRPGRTEYQRAVLTPLPDQPGRYSARTTGDQGSGILRSMSEADGFIVLHHEQGSVQAGEMVDFLPFEGLV; encoded by the coding sequence ATGCCAGCTTCCTCCAGCGCCGTGCCTCCCCCCGATCTCGCCCAGGTCGTCAGTTGCGTCAGCGGCTACGACCCCAAGGCCCTGCCGGTGGACAAGGTGCAGGAAGTCATCCGCCGTTTCGTGCAGCCCGTGCGCGTGGCCGAGCGCGTGGACCTGCGCGCCGCGTTCGGCCGGGTGCTGGCCGAAGACGTCATCGCGCCGATGGACGTTCCCGCCCACAACAACTCCGGCATGGACGGCTACGCCTTGCGCTCCGGCGACCTCGGCGCCGATGGCGCAGCAACCTTGCGCATCGCCGGCACCGGTCTGGCCGGGCATGAGTTCAGCGGCGACGTTGCCGCGGGAAGCTGCCTGCGCATCATGACCGGCGCCGTGCTGCCCGCCGGCTGCGACACCGTCGTGCCGCAAGAGTTCTGCCGCGTCGAGGGCGGACAGGTCCACATCCCCGCCGGCGTGCTCAAACGCGGCGACAACGCCCGCATGCGCGGCGAAGACCTGCGCGCCGGCCAGCCCGCGCTGCTGGCCGGCAAGCTCCTGCGTCCGGCCGACATCGGGCTCATCGCCTCGCTCGGCCAAGCCGAGGTCATGGTGTGGCGCCGTCTGCGCGTGGCCTTTCTGTCCAGTGGCGACGAACTGCGCTCCATCGGCCAGCCGCTGAGTGAGGGCTGCGTCTACGACAGTAACCGCTACACCCTCTGGGCCATGCTGCAGCGCCTGGGCTGCGACGTGCTCGACCTCGGCGTGGTGCGCGACGACCCCGCGCTGCTCGAGGCCGCGCTGCGCCAGGCCTGCGAAAACGCCGACGCCGTCATCACCTCCGGCGGCGTCAGCGTCGGCGAGGCCGACCACCTGCGCAGCGTCATGGCCGCGCTCGGGGACGTGGCGTTCTGGCGCATCGCCATGCGCCCCGGCCGCCCGATGGCCTTCGGCAGCATCGCCAGCCACGGCCGCCGTGCCGTGCTGTTCGGCCTGCCCGGCAACCCCGTGGCGGTGATGGTCACGTTCTACGCCTTCGTCCGCGACGCCCTGCTGCACATGATGGGCGCGCCCATCAAGCCCCTGCCCTTGCTGCCGGTCGCGGCACAAACCACCCTGCGCAAACGCCCCGGCCGCACCGAATACCAGCGCGCCGTGCTCACCCCCCTGCCTGACCAACCCGGCCGCTACAGCGCCCGCACCACCGGCGACCAGGGCTCCGGCATCCTGCGCTCCATGAGCGAGGCCGACGGCTTCATCGTCCTGCACCACGAACAAGGCAGCGTGCAGGCGGGGGAGATGGTGGATTTTTTGCCGTTCGAAGGGCTGGTCTAG
- the mobA gene encoding molybdenum cofactor guanylyltransferase MobA yields the protein MPETLAPDAITGLILAGGRGSRMGGNDKGLQPFRGLPLAMHALLRLQAQVCMVMINANRNLAAYEAFGVPVWPDADPLAYAGPLAGFATGLTHCDTHWLLTVPCDSPLFPLDLAQRLGQGAVDASAEVAMARVGGRTQPVFCLLRADLLESLTCFLDGGGSKIDAWTATLHTVEVDFDHPGDFENVNSLPELRALEQAAPSPAPTVR from the coding sequence ATGCCTGAAACCCTTGCACCGGATGCCATCACCGGCCTCATTCTTGCTGGCGGGCGTGGCTCACGCATGGGTGGCAACGACAAGGGCCTGCAACCCTTTCGCGGCCTGCCACTGGCCATGCACGCGCTGCTGCGGCTGCAGGCCCAGGTGTGCATGGTGATGATCAACGCCAACCGCAATCTTGCCGCCTACGAGGCTTTCGGCGTGCCGGTCTGGCCCGACGCCGACCCGCTGGCCTATGCCGGACCACTGGCCGGCTTCGCCACGGGGTTGACGCATTGCGACACCCACTGGCTGCTCACCGTGCCCTGCGACAGCCCGCTGTTCCCGCTCGACCTGGCTCAGCGCCTGGGGCAAGGCGCGGTTGACGCATCGGCCGAGGTGGCGATGGCACGTGTGGGCGGACGCACCCAGCCCGTGTTCTGCCTGCTGCGCGCCGATCTGCTGGAAAGCCTGACGTGTTTTCTCGATGGCGGCGGCAGCAAGATCGACGCCTGGACCGCCACCCTGCACACCGTGGAAGTCGATTTCGACCATCCCGGCGATTTCGAGAACGTCAATTCCCTGCCCGAACTGCGCGCGCTGGAACAGGCCGCTCCCTCCCCGGCCCCAACCGTCCGCTAA
- the moaA gene encoding GTP 3',8-cyclase MoaA, which produces MSERTIPIVDHRYASSVPAVPAHSHAPGALLADKLGRPLHDLRISITDRCNFRCTYCMPKEAFDAHYEFLRHADLLRFEEIERLARVFVSLGVRKLRITGGEPLLRKGVEDLVAMLAAIRTPDGEPVELTMTTNASILARKAEALARAGLHRVTVSLDAIDDAVFRRMNDMDFPLQTVLEGIAAAQTAGLRPVKVNMVVQRGVNDDQILPMIEHFRGSGVVLRFIEFMDVGNTNGWRMDQVLPSAELLARIAQRHPLHALDPTVLGETAERWLLDDGSLEIGAISSVTRAFCHDCNRARLSMEGKLYLCLFASHGHDLRALLRGDPQQGIQQASDADLQAAIAQVWSRRDDRYSELRGSAAARTQRAERRVEMSYIGG; this is translated from the coding sequence ATGTCCGAGCGAACCATTCCCATCGTCGATCACCGCTACGCCTCCAGCGTGCCGGCCGTTCCCGCGCACTCCCACGCGCCCGGTGCGCTGCTGGCCGACAAGTTGGGCCGGCCGCTGCACGATCTGCGCATCTCCATCACCGATCGCTGCAATTTCCGCTGCACCTATTGCATGCCGAAAGAGGCGTTCGACGCGCATTACGAATTCCTGCGCCACGCCGATCTGCTGCGCTTCGAGGAAATCGAGCGCCTGGCGCGCGTGTTCGTCAGCTTGGGCGTGCGCAAACTGCGCATCACCGGCGGTGAGCCGCTGCTGCGCAAGGGCGTGGAGGACCTGGTGGCCATGCTCGCCGCCATCCGCACGCCGGACGGCGAGCCGGTGGAACTGACCATGACCACCAACGCCTCCATCCTCGCGCGCAAGGCCGAAGCACTGGCGCGGGCCGGTTTGCACCGCGTGACCGTGAGCCTGGACGCCATTGACGACGCCGTCTTCCGCCGCATGAACGATATGGACTTCCCGCTGCAAACCGTGCTGGAAGGCATCGCCGCGGCGCAGACCGCCGGACTGCGTCCGGTGAAGGTGAACATGGTGGTGCAGCGCGGTGTGAACGACGACCAGATTCTGCCCATGATCGAGCATTTCCGCGGCAGCGGCGTGGTGCTGCGCTTCATCGAATTCATGGACGTGGGCAACACCAACGGCTGGCGCATGGATCAGGTCCTGCCCTCGGCCGAGTTGCTGGCGCGCATTGCCCAGCGCCACCCGCTGCACGCGCTCGACCCCACCGTGCTGGGCGAAACCGCCGAGCGCTGGCTGCTGGACGACGGCAGCCTTGAAATTGGCGCCATCTCCAGCGTCACCCGGGCCTTTTGCCACGACTGCAACCGCGCCCGCTTGTCGATGGAAGGCAAGCTCTACCTTTGCCTCTTCGCCAGCCACGGCCACGACCTGCGCGCCCTGCTGCGCGGCGACCCGCAACAAGGCATACAACAGGCGAGCGACGCCGACTTGCAGGCCGCCATCGCCCAGGTGTGGAGCCGGCGTGACGACCGCTATTCCGAGTTGCGCGGCAGCGCTGCGGCCCGGACCCAGCGCGCCGAGCGCCGGGTGGAGATGTCGTATATCGGCGGTTGA
- a CDS encoding SDR family oxidoreductase, with translation MAYSIDLSGRVALVTGASSGLGWQFARVLAQAGAGVVLAGRRTERLKELRAHIEAEGGDAHVVKLDVTDTGSIGAAVAHAETEMGNIDILVNNSGMSVARKLTEISPDDYDRMFDTNTRGAFFVAQEVAKRMIARSKGAAPGTWAGGRIINIASMAGLRVLPQIGVYAMSKAAVVHMTRAMALEWGRYGINTNAICPGYIDTEINHGHWATEAGQKLIDMLPRKRVGKPEDLDGVLLMLASGQSHFVNGAVIAADDGFGV, from the coding sequence ATGGCATATTCCATCGACTTATCCGGCCGCGTGGCGCTGGTGACCGGCGCCTCCAGCGGCCTTGGCTGGCAGTTTGCCCGCGTGCTGGCGCAAGCTGGCGCCGGCGTGGTCTTGGCGGGGCGGCGCACCGAGCGGCTGAAGGAGTTGCGTGCCCACATCGAGGCCGAGGGCGGCGACGCCCATGTGGTGAAGCTGGACGTGACCGACACCGGCAGCATCGGCGCGGCCGTGGCCCATGCCGAGACCGAGATGGGCAATATCGACATTCTGGTCAACAACTCGGGCATGTCGGTGGCGCGCAAGCTCACCGAGATTTCGCCCGACGATTACGACCGCATGTTCGACACCAACACGCGCGGCGCCTTCTTCGTCGCACAGGAAGTGGCCAAGCGCATGATCGCCCGTTCCAAGGGAGCAGCGCCGGGCACCTGGGCGGGCGGGCGCATCATCAACATCGCTTCCATGGCCGGGTTGCGCGTGCTGCCGCAGATTGGCGTGTACGCCATGAGCAAGGCCGCCGTGGTGCACATGACGCGGGCCATGGCGCTGGAGTGGGGGCGCTACGGCATCAACACCAACGCCATCTGCCCCGGCTACATCGACACCGAGATCAACCACGGCCACTGGGCCACCGAAGCCGGCCAGAAACTCATCGACATGCTGCCGCGCAAGCGTGTGGGCAAACCCGAAGACCTGGACGGCGTGCTGTTGATGCTGGCCAGCGGCCAGAGCCACTTCGTCAACGGCGCGGTGATTGCCGCCGACGACGGCTTCGGCGTCTGA
- a CDS encoding thioesterase family protein, translating to MHLDLPERKRPVFDIVVPIRWGDMDAMGHVNNTVYFRYMEIARLDWLSSLDMGAAPQGQGPVIVNAFCNFHQELRHPGDVRVSMFVANPGRSSFDTFYELRRTDDATTLYASGGAKTVWIDHALRKSAPLPEELRRLIAS from the coding sequence ATGCATCTCGATCTTCCCGAGCGCAAGCGGCCTGTTTTCGACATCGTCGTTCCCATACGCTGGGGCGATATGGACGCGATGGGCCATGTCAACAACACGGTGTACTTCCGCTACATGGAAATTGCCCGGCTGGACTGGCTGAGCAGCCTGGACATGGGCGCTGCGCCGCAAGGGCAGGGGCCGGTCATCGTCAACGCCTTTTGCAATTTTCACCAGGAACTGCGCCACCCGGGCGATGTGCGGGTCAGCATGTTCGTCGCCAACCCCGGGCGCAGCAGCTTCGACACCTTCTATGAGCTGCGCCGCACCGACGACGCCACGACGCTCTACGCCAGCGGCGGCGCCAAGACGGTGTGGATCGACCATGCCCTGCGCAAAAGCGCGCCGCTGCCCGAGGAACTGCGGCGGCTGATTGCGAGCTGA